The Lolium rigidum isolate FL_2022 chromosome 2, APGP_CSIRO_Lrig_0.1, whole genome shotgun sequence genomic interval TGCTGGCATGATTACAGATATCATGGCACAGTATCAATGTGCAGCGTACGAGGCAAAACTTCACAGGGACTGAGCTCGAGACACACTATCTTGGACAACAGTGCGAACATGAGTAAAGATTTGAACAGAAAGCTGAAACTTTTGCAGGTCCTAAGGTATATAAATAAATTAGCTGCGCACAACCTCAGAAGTAAGCAAAGAAAGCTTTCGATTGAGCAGCGTTTTTGTACATCATAGAAGCTCATTCTAGGATCTGTTGGTCACTGAATAATAGGATGAAGAAACACATGTGAAGAAATTTAGACCAaaataaagtactccctccggcccgATTTAGATGACTCGGCCCATGCACAGTTATGATTTTGTGAAAACCCCCTCGTGAGTTTAATTCTTCTCAGCTGTGGTCCTCAAATCAAAATCAATCTTGATTCCGACGTCGCAGTCCCGCGCCCGAGCTCCGTCCCCGTCCGGCGCCGCGCCGGAGCTgggctccgcaccccgccggccgTCCGCAACCGCTCCAGGGCCAGAGGAGGCAGGGCCTCCAGGAGCAGAGGAGGCCGACGTTCCCGCCCCACGCCGGAGCTCCGTCCCTGTCCTGCGCCGGAGCTGAGCTCGCGCGCTCGACGTCGAAGGTGAGCCCGCACCCTCTCCGGCCGTCCACGACCGCTCAGGAGCATAGGAGGCGGGGCCTCCAGGAGCAGAGGAAGCGGGGCCGAGACGGCCCCTCTAGGAGCAGAGGAGGCAGGGCGGAGCCGGGGCCTCCAGGAGCAGAGCCGAGCTCCTCCCCATCAAGAAGCTCCTTCGCCGCCCCTCGTCGTTCTGGCGCTGTCCGCGGatccctcccgccgcgccgctcgcCGCGGGGTCGCCCCACCTGAGGCTCCAGGGAGGAgagccgctcgccgtcgccgctgcaGCCGCCGAAACAGGGTGGAGAGCCGCACCTACACCGAGCATCTTGGAAGGTTTGCTCCATCCACATGCCCTGCTAGTTCCTACCAAATGACAACTATTAGGATTTCATCGTCTCAGCTTAGTTCACATTGCATAGTTTGCAAGATAGATGCTGCAGCTCAATAATGAAACGTGAAGTCCCAATGCAAGATAGAATACCTCGTCCAGTCCACACAATCAAGCAAGAATTTGTGTTCACTGACAACACAAGCAAAGATTTATGTTCGGTTAACTGCATTTTCTACAGTGAACACAAGCAAAGATTTGTATGCAATTTCACAGCAAGAATTTGAGCATGTGGAAATTACATTGGACAAGAGGGTGGCCAGTAACTTTGCCAGGATCATTGATGGCAGATTGTAAATAAGGAGAATTGCCACTGTAAAATGCATAGGGCTCATAAGGAATTGTTATCATGCATTATTTGCATTAGAACAAAACTGACTAAAATAGCCTGCCTGAGCTAACATTGATTATAGGTGATGAACTCATCTCCCATCGAGAACAAATCACTTGTCATTCCAATGGTTTCACTCCTTTCACTAACCCTACACAAATGTAACCTAGCATTCATCCATCTTTAAGGAGCAGAAACATGCTAAACTAATATTACGAGTGTTCAGCACAGATCTGGATACATATGTAATGCACCAGTAAGCATGCTTTATTTTTCAATTAGCACGGcacggcaccaccaccaccaccaccaaaacagGATAATGGAGACAAGGAAGCAAATTAAAATGATTTCATCAATCCTCTTACAGGGCAAAGTGCAAGAAAGGAAGACATATACCTTGTCTACCTTGTTGTTCAGCATGCTTTCTGTATATCTGGTCATATACAAAGTTAGTGATAATTTTTGTTCCTTTTGATGCATTACTGAATTTTTGTCTCCTTTTGGTGCAGCTACCACAAGAGGAGATGGACCTCGATCTCAACTTGACTCCACAAGTGGTGatttatttggatcttaactaAGAGGAAGAAGATGTACAAAGCACGCCAGACGGGCCCCCGAGTCATTATGGATAATGAGACAATGATTCCAGGAACTACGTATGCAACATGGTTGGATGATCCATCAGGCCTCATATCTAAACGAAGTAGTGTAGGTCAAGAGGGTGTTGTGAAACTACCATCCCAGCATGAGATACAACAGTGGAGTCAACCTATGTAATTATGTCCTATGTGTTGTAATCGTGCCCTATGTGTTGTATATGACATGAAGCAATTGTATAATTATGGTCTACTTCTCCGAATATGTGTTTAGTTTAGCAACCAAAAAGTTCAGTACAGAGGCACTGTTTATTATATGGTCTACTTCTCTGAGGTTTCTGATTGTATATAAGGTTCTGAAATTTAAATGTCTATAGAAGACATGAACCATTTAAGAAATAAATATAGATGACAACTAGAAAATTATTGTTTGGGCAGAAAACAGCTAGGAAATAAACAAAGATATGTAGGAATGTACAGAAAAGAAACTGGTAGAGGAACTAGATTTCAAACTGAAATATATCATCACTACATGCTGGGTACAGAATAGTGTATACCTGATCCTAAAATATGCAGTGCAACTTCATCATCTTTGCAAGCTCATTGATTGATTCTCTAGTGAATGCTTTGCTTTTCTTAAGTTTCTATGGGTGTGTAGTATCTTGTTCATTCAGTGAGTATAACATAATGATGAGCTCTCTGAATAAGTGCATCTACATGAACATACTGAATCGGTAGCATCTGCTACAGCAGGTGCAGACAGAAGTGCATGGGGTAATAAATCAACAAGATGATACTGTTATAAGGTCCAATTATTATCTCACCGACGCGGAGCCATGCCAAATCATCTAAACAAGGGAATGAGCTAAACAGTTACTGAATCGATCAGGGCAGAAGCACGCCATCCCGCAATTGTATTCAAGAACCATAGGTCAAGAACCAGATCAAGAAATGTTGAATCTAGGCTAAGCTGTATGAGTGGTTAAAAACTTCAATGCTGATTCAGAGAAGTACATTTCTTAGAGCCTAAAAAAAGTTCGAGCATGTTCATAGCAAGCAATGCTATTGTTTAGATCCTAACGGTGGATATTGTACAGACATCTTTTGTTGGTCCATCTAGTACACAGctaaatgagcaacacatacacttGTGTTTCTTACCCATACTCGGCAAAACAAATTTATCAGAGAACAATTCGGAATCCAATATTCACGGGCGTGTAATATAGCAGTAAGTCAAGAACATGTGAACATCAAGCAAGCAGCCAAGAACTCATAAGCCACTTCACCCAATTTGCAGAAGTTACAAAAACACAAACGGCACAATTTGCAGCAAAGAACTCATGGGTGGATGCCAGACGCAGGGTGGGGAATACCTAGCGCTGAGGCACTGCGGATGAACACGGACGGAatttcctcctcgtcctccccccACCTGCCGCCGCCAGCGACCTCCGCACGGCCGCGAGGAGCAGCACCAATACCGACAGCTGCTGCCTCTCTCACAACACCAAGACCGTGTGGGAGAAGCCGCAATCCGGGAAGTCCTTCGCCTCCCGCATGTACGGGCCGGCCGCGCCTTCGCCTGCCGCCGCCAGGCACCGCACCGGCCAGGCAAATTCCAACCTTTCCCGGCGGCAGTATCTTCGCAAGCGACATCTGCGCGGGAGCAAGCCGATGGGGGAGCAAGGCGACAGCAGCGCGGAGGGGGTAAGCAAGAAGGCGGCTTGCGGCAgaggggagggaggcggcgggtaGGCGGGGCGGCaggggcgagcgagcggcgggggGCAGTGGAGCGGCGGACGAACCAACGACATATGCGGTGGGAGGGTATCTTATTGTGTCGGAAATTCGTTAAGGGTTTTTTTGCGAAACGTCCATCACATCATGTAAATCGGGCCGGAGGGAGTATCAGTAGAAAAATTCAGCTCTGTGAAGATTACAGTCTTAAACCTGAGCGTGTGCTACAGATACTTCCTTGCAAGAGACCGGACCTTGCTATCGAAATGAGAGGATGTGATGCGAGAACCAGGCAAGTAGAGTGGACTGAGGAATAACTGCACAGAAATACATAATAAATAGAAGATCTATTATAGGCTATAGCACAAGCAAGGAGAATGCTGCAATGCACGAGAACACCCTTGTGCAGGTTATGGAAAGAATCAAGTTGTTAACAGCTCATGCCAAGTGTAAGACAAGTTAGCTCCATCGCTTTGATAGGAAACAATACTATAAATTACTAAAAAAGCACAGGGGAAACTATGGAGACGAAGTTATGGACAGAGAACAGAGGAAACGTACCACCAACTTTTAAAGTTGACATTTGAATGTGTTTTCTTATTTATTTGAATGTATGAATTACTTTAGCATAGCAATGAAATTAATTAAGGTGTAGATCAGCTTCCTTTGCACATAACTAGCTAAGGGTTTATTTACCTTGATGTAAAGTTCTTGAACTTCCTGAAAGAAGCTTTTTATTCCATCCTCATTCCGCGAATCATGAAGCAACATAAATCCAGTATGTGGCAAATTGGCTGTTAAGAATACAATAGTACTAATACCGGGAAAGAATGGAGCAAACGCGGCAAGGTCAATGGCCGGTTATGAGTTATGACTCTCGCAGGAAGTAAATAAACATGACGAACCAAATTTACCTGTTACAGACTAAGTCATTTCAAGGACGAAAGTATGTTAATTTTGATCAAAAGAGTGCAGGTAGAATTTCACCAGCTTCTCGCATTTCAAGTTCCTTTTTCTCCTACGAAATCTCAGAAGGTTTTGGCGCTCTAGTAAAGACACCACGTCAAAGTATTCAAAGGATATGACCAGCAGTTGCATAAACAGACACCATAAGATCACCAAATCTATCTACAGACTTCAGAAACCTGAAAGTGCATCAACAACCACTCACATTGCAGTTGTAGTCCATGCAAGGTCCTGAACAACATCTATTGCAGCATGCAAAATAAACTGATGCTGATAATTTTGATCTTCTTTCTGCAAGAATTAGTAAATTGGGTCATTGTGGAACAAGCAAAATGCCTATGCAGATCATAATAGGATAGCCAACAGGGAATGTAAATGCAATGTGTGTCCCTTATATTGCACCTATATGAGAAGTGGTGCATGCTTCATCTCTAAATTCTAGCCTTCCTGGTGAATGGCCCGCCCTTCCTTTGAACCTTGCTAATGATCGAACAAACTTGCGGATATGAACTTAGTGCCATTTGATGACCAAATTTAACATGGGAGATAGATATGGGAAGGATGATGTAGAGGAAGCGATTGTAAGTATAAACGACTTGTCATAATTCATTGGTTCATGAAACAGAATCCATGTCCTAGGTCTATCACAAAGGTTCTTTTTGCTAGTTGTGCAAAATAAGATACAGTAAATGATCAACAAAAACATAAAGGCTATGCTGAATTGCTGATGCAGGGTACATGTCCTAGGTCTGTCGTGGACTACATATGTTTTCCTTTGCGGTGAAACTACAATTTCGCATCTAGAGTGTATGGCTTTGACAGATGATCAGCCATATTAGGCAAACGTGTGGGCTTGATACCGTACAAACGTACACCATTATCTATGAAGATCAAATCTCTTCTCTTGAACCTCGCATCTCCCTAAGTCTCATCATAGAACTTGGGGTTGATATGCTTTGTGAGATTACTCTTCACATAACTAGAACCTACCTCCCCATGATAGTGTTATAGATTAAGACATTAATTTTGAACCACGAATGGATGCACAATGGAAGTGTGTCATAATAGTTAACATAGCAACAAGTTAAGCATCACACCATACTGATAATATCAGATAATCCCTCTAGATTGGTTTAGGCATGCACGCAGTTTAAGATAATATTTAATCACTAATTTGATCAAGAAAATATAATttatatgtctacaaaatctataccACTAAATTCTTATTTAAAAAGGTTTCCAATAATAtgatttttgtgacatatatttcatatttcgCTGACCAAAATGATGGTTAAAAACAATTTCTTGACCTACATGCGCGCGTGTTAAACCGATTGGTGGGAGAACCCTGTGAAAGTTACCTTACAGGCTCGATCGAGGAGTCGAAAGGACGGACGAGGGGGTGGCCAGAGCAAACCCTAGCTACGACGGGGGAGAGGATGTGGCGAGTGGTGACAACTGACGACTGACGAGATGTTGCCTAGTCTCTCCACGATCCCTATTCTCCGCTCAATGCGGGAGCGCCGCTCAGAGCGGGATAGAGTTGGGCCGGCCAGCTAGGGCATCGTCTtcctttgtttttcttcttcagttttttctgtttctttcggTTTTTCTCTGGTTTTGGTGGTTTCTTCCCTCCTGTTTCAGGTTTTGCCGATCagtttttttgaaaatttcaaatgttgaactttttaaaatttgaactttttggaatttgaacaatttttaagtttgaacattttttttattttgatcattTTTTGAGTTTgaatatttttcatgtttgatcTTTTTGAAATTTTAGCAACTTTTATACTTAACATTTTTTCAGTTTGGAACTTTCCAATTTTGAATGGTTTGATTTTTTtgtaatttgaaatttgttcgagTTTGAAAATTATTCGTTTtttaaaatcgttcaattttgaaaattgtcCGGTTTTTAAAATTGTTCGATTTTGAATTTATTCGGCTTAGAATTTGTATAGATTTTGAATTTTATTTAGAAAAGCTAAGCAAATGTTCAACGTGAACTGTTACGAAAGAAACAGAAGGAGAAAAATAAATGGCCTGACCCAGATTAGCTTCCTTTCTTAAAGCGGTCAATATGGCATCCCCAGTCTCTCCGACGCCACACGCGGTTGCGCGCGCGGGGCCCTGGTTCCTGATTGAAGCCCCATTCCAGTATTTTCATCCAGCCCATGCCGCGATGGAATTTCTCATGTTTCAGGCCGAGGCCGGAGCGACGGCCCTGGTGAACCAAATTGCAAAAGAAACTCCGTCCAGCACTCGTTCGATCGCTGCGGGCCGAGTAATTAACAGCCCGTAGTAGCATGCCTCGTTTTTCCTACGGTACATGTTCGAGCTACAATGTAGTTCGAGCGAAGTAGCTCGTACTTCTTTCCTTTCCTTGAAATAATCGTGTTATCTGCATAGTACAACCCCGTTTCAAAATAAATGTCTCTCTCTTGTTTATATATTGATATGTATGTATctagaatttttttgctataaatACATTTGCATTTATAAAAAattgagacacttattttagcACGGATGGAGCATATTTTCTTTCTCCAAAATCTCCACTTTTATTTCTGCGTAGCGAAAAAAACCTTCCGCTCTTGCACCTACATAGCAAAAACCGGTTGACCCACGAAATAAAAGAAATGTATAGTCCTCGTCGGAGACCTTATCGGAGACCTCGTAGTAAAAAATTATGCAACTGTAATAAAACCGACCTCGTCGGGTAACccaccgaagaaaagaaaaagtgcTAGTTTAACAAACGACTTCTCCAGAGACCCCATAGCGATATTTTGTACTATTCCAACAAAAACACGGGAAACTATAGCAAAACTGTCTCCGTCGGTAAAGCGAATTTCCTAGTGGCACCATGACCTATAGGTCAAGTTTCTACCATATGGTTTCTCCTCGTGATTCACGCTACATAATACATAAACCACAAGATTAAGTTTCAATATTTGTAACTTAGTGTGCAACTTAATGGTGCACATAGAGATGCATGAACATGACATTGTTTCAGTGGTGGATGCTTGACCGGTAGGTTACGGTGCCGCTAGAATTGCATATCCGATTTCATCGTAGACTCTCGCCGGAGACTTCGTAGCAACAATATTGTACTATCACAGTTAGAGGCAAATCTTCCAGTAGAGCCAAGTAGGGCAGCCGTCCTACCTTGATATTTTGGCAAACATTTCAGATGCAATGTGTTTTCTCAATAATGTGAGTTGTTATATATTGAAAATGAACTCCGTAAAAAACTGTGCTTGCTTTAGTGAACATTGCATAAAATTGATTTTAAACCTAAACAAGGATTAGGTATATTCTAGTAGAAAATGAACTCATAATGAGACTCCGTAGATTGTCATGATATTGAAGAATTTGAAGACTGTCTTGATATTTGAAAGACACATAGCGTTTGCTACGGCCTATCGCCTCGTtgagctagcattgtttttaccgTTAGTGATGTTAATAGTCGAATGAGATTTCTTGCAAAAAAAATCATCCAAATCAAGTTGTCCAACAAGATATCCATGATACCTTCAGCGGCGGAGCATTCTTAGAAGGTCCATTAGTTGTAGTGGAGATTATATATagcctctatttagtgtaaattaCAAGATGAAGGGCGGTCCCCTGGAATGGTTTTGCATCAACATAGCTCGCCTCTCGGTGACTTCTTGATGACGTGCTACATAGAGAGATAGATATTCGAAAGTCTTGCAAGATAAAATCATAGAAGTTTTTCTGAAAAAAAGGTAGAGCTTTGGCATTTCTTGGGGCTTCTATATATCATTAAATGTATATTCACTAGTGCAGAATAGATTTTTACGCACAACTGAAATGGTCCGTCGTGCATGATAAAACTTACGGTCAGTCCGCGAGGTTGTGCGATGCGCGTCTACTACGCACACGGTTTAATAAATCGTGTGCGACGAGGTTGACTGTCGCAAACAGTTTTATGTACCTAATAGTTTGCGAATAGGATGCCCTTCGAAAATAACTTTTCGACGTGGACCATTTGCGTTTAATATGATCGCAAATGAtcctttttcttttctcgtaTACTGATTGTGCACATTGTGAACGTTTTTAGATAGAACCCTCTAGTTGTACCTGGAGAACCATGATAGTAATATGCCAGCTAAACACTAATGCAAATATAGTAGTATATCTCAATTGTATTGCACATCTCATGCATCATATGTATACATACATTTTGATGATAGATACACAAATGAAGAGAAAGATACGCAAAATAAGAAAATTTGTAGAGTCTCTTGGCTACATCTTTGTCTCCGTGACAAAAAGGAAGGTAGAAATTTATTTGTAGTTATCGTATTCACGGGGATACTAAATATCTCCACTTATCCTTGCAAAGACATTACTCAAAATAATTCATGTCTCCAAAAAGATATATTTCTCCACTTATCTTTGCGAAGACATGAACGGAGAAATTAAAGGTGTGCCTCATTATTATTTTGCAACGGTGTTCCTTCCATGTTGTTGCGACCATACCAATGCATGTTCTATAAATAATTATCAAGAAAGTGAGAAAAGGTTAACAAGAAAAATAATTAACAATAATTTAAGTTCAAATGGTTTAGTAATCGTACCAGGGTACATAGAGGCAAAGCGATCGCGAACACGAGCTCGCACACCTTTGCTTACATTTATCTTATGCAGTGTTACCAAAATAAGAATATCAAAAGAATGAACAAACGTATAATGTGCCTCATATAGTAAGCGAGATAAATATGTTTCTACCAAGTTTTACGTAGAAGCGTAGTTGTTCGGTAGAACTAGGTAGATGTAGTTCATCTCGTCAACATTTTAATCGCCGATATTATAAAACCATTAACAAGAAGAAACCACATATAAAATAAAGGCCTCATATTAGCAATCACAAGCAATGCCACACTTGATCATATCAAACCATGTACTATACACAATGAGAATTGCTTGTGCAAAGCACAAGGTTCGATAGAATAAGTGTGGCACTAATATGGTGCACAAGATTGGATAGAATCATACTTTTGTGCGACTGAACTTAATCATTGGCCTCATACACCCAATTACACACATATATTAACAAATCATTCCCGCGGATGTAGCAGTGAATCAAGATTGAATAAATATATAAATCGACTTCTACATCTAATTAACACATTTGTATATCTAGAGAGAATAAATATATATTGGATCATCTCAATACAACACAATATTGTAGAACGAAGTAACACATTAGTACATTTGTACTAAACAATTAATATATCTAACTCATGAATAAACCATGGATCTAACTAACAATATAATCCAATCTTGCGACAAAAAACATCGACGCTTAGAGTAGATCTGAGCTATAAATAGAAGGTAAGACATGCAAAATATAACAACGTAAACATGTTGGAGGCAAG includes:
- the LOC124690342 gene encoding uncharacterized protein LOC124690342, whose amino-acid sequence is MSLAKILPPGKVGICLAGAVPGGGRRRRGRPVHAGGEGLPGLRLLPHGLGVVREAAAVGIGAAPRGRAEVAGGGRWGEDEEEIPSVFIRSASALVNTNSCLIVWTGRGTSRACGWSKPSKMLGVGAALHPVSAAAAATASGSPPWSLRWGDPAASGAAGGIRGQRQNDEGRRRSFLMGRSSALLLEAPAPPCLLCS